A genomic region of Pseudomonas sp. KU43P contains the following coding sequences:
- a CDS encoding ribonuclease E inhibitor RraB, which produces MSSQNDDISSNVLRQMKAGGFDFTRIHPIEFYAVFADEANARRAAGQFRGESLNAQVHERDDGVWHLELSKVMYATYGGIGDFEEAFEQVVSPYGGEVEGWGVKHERPIA; this is translated from the coding sequence ATGAGCAGCCAGAACGACGATATCAGCAGCAATGTCCTGCGCCAGATGAAAGCTGGCGGTTTCGACTTCACCCGTATCCATCCCATCGAGTTCTACGCGGTATTTGCCGACGAAGCCAATGCGCGCCGGGCGGCTGGGCAGTTTCGTGGCGAATCGCTCAATGCCCAGGTCCACGAACGGGATGATGGCGTGTGGCACCTGGAGCTGAGCAAGGTCATGTATGCCACTTACGGCGGCATCGGTGACTTCGAGGAAGCGTTCGAGCAGGTTGTTTCACCTTACGGCGGAGAGGTCGAAGGGTGGGGCGTCAAGCACGAACGGCCGATTGCCTGA
- a CDS encoding PLD nuclease N-terminal domain-containing protein, whose protein sequence is MGSTFNGLVGLIILALDIWAILNVIKSGSEVGIKVLWILLIALLPVLGLVIWAIAGPRGNVRV, encoded by the coding sequence ATGGGTTCGACGTTCAATGGCCTGGTCGGCCTGATCATCCTGGCCCTGGATATCTGGGCAATTCTCAATGTGATCAAGAGTGGCAGCGAAGTGGGGATCAAGGTGCTGTGGATCCTGCTGATCGCCTTGTTACCGGTGCTAGGGCTGGTGATCTGGGCAATCGCCGGGCCGCGGGGCAATGTACGGGTCTGA
- a CDS encoding cytochrome c has product MHRCLALLALLSSLPLSAAQLHLELGGAPRQLDSTELMSLPQAREISIDQDVSYKRPMRYRAVPLATLLPGIGADDHLQAVALDGFAAEMPAAPLLQNGPARAWLAVEDSAKPWPPLGDGKPSAGPFYLVWTDPQASGIRPEQWPFQITTIRRLAPVEQRFPALLPDPKLPTGDRVRQGFALFQQNCLACHRLNGAGDAQFGPDLNVPHNPTEYFQPAFLRQYIRDPQSLRRWPQARMPGFAESVLSEQELDALLAYLGHMAKRKP; this is encoded by the coding sequence ATGCACCGTTGCCTTGCCCTGCTTGCCTTGCTATCGAGCCTGCCGCTGTCGGCGGCGCAGCTGCACCTGGAACTGGGTGGCGCGCCACGCCAGCTGGACAGTACCGAATTGATGAGCCTGCCGCAGGCCCGCGAAATCAGCATCGACCAAGACGTTTCCTACAAGCGACCCATGCGCTATCGCGCGGTGCCACTTGCAACGCTGTTGCCGGGCATTGGTGCCGATGACCACCTGCAGGCCGTGGCACTGGATGGCTTCGCCGCCGAGATGCCCGCCGCACCGCTACTGCAGAACGGCCCGGCACGCGCCTGGCTGGCAGTCGAAGACTCGGCCAAACCGTGGCCCCCGCTGGGCGATGGCAAACCCAGTGCCGGGCCGTTCTACCTGGTGTGGACCGACCCTCAGGCAAGCGGCATCCGCCCAGAGCAGTGGCCGTTCCAGATCACCACGATCCGCCGTCTGGCCCCTGTCGAACAACGCTTCCCGGCATTGCTGCCAGACCCGAAGCTGCCGACTGGCGACCGTGTGCGCCAGGGTTTTGCCTTGTTCCAGCAGAACTGCCTGGCCTGCCACCGGCTCAATGGCGCGGGCGATGCGCAGTTCGGGCCGGACTTGAATGTGCCGCACAACCCGACCGAATACTTCCAGCCGGCGTTCCTGCGCCAGTACATTCGCGACCCGCAGAGCTTGCGGCGGTGGCCACAGGCGCGGATGCCGGGCTTTGCCGAAAGCGTGTTGAGCGAGCAGGAGCTGGATGCCTTGTTGGCTTATCTGGGGCATATGGCCAAGCGCAAGCCTTGA
- a CDS encoding LTA synthase family protein, translated as MANTDALKQQGARAFTPTLKSHLAYTLLSGLVIMLMLSLVRLALLVYNSDMIGDTPYSTVAEGFLNGLRFDLRVVVYLSIPLLLAILSPWAMAQRGLFRFWLTLSSSVVMFLGLMEMDFYREFHQRLNGLVFQYIKEDPKTVLSMLWYGFPVVRYILAWLFGTWLLSLLFKGIDRLTRGNGLQRVAPWYNRLAVFMVILLVAVVAARGTLRQGPPMRWGDAFTTDSNFVNQLGLNGTLTLIDAAKSRFGEDRANIWKPVLDQNLATQTVREHLLTPYDTLVDADEAAIRRDFVPPAERTLPIKNVVVILMESFAGHSVGALGSPNNITPYFDKLAKEGLLFDRFFSNGTHTHQGMFATMACFPNLPGFEYLMQTPEGGHKLSGLPALLSARDYDDVYVYNGDFAWDNQSGFFGNQGMTTFIGRNDFVNPVFSDPTWGVSDQDMFDRGNEELAKHDGKKPIYALLQTLSNHTPYALPKDLPVEKVTGQGRLDEHLTAMRYSDWALGQFFEKARKEPYFKDTLFVIVGDHGFGNQQQVTELDLGRFNVPLLLIAPGIQEKFGAVNHTVGTQVDIVPTIMGRLGGEARHQCWGRDLLNLPEGDQGVGMIKPSGSEQIVGLVQGDRILIESKDMTPRMYRYQLGREFKAELIESPDQPEMLKKLEAYIQTATKSLLDNTAGVVHGTPK; from the coding sequence ATGGCTAACACGGATGCCTTGAAGCAACAGGGCGCGCGAGCTTTCACGCCGACCTTGAAATCGCACCTGGCCTATACGCTGCTCAGCGGCCTGGTAATCATGTTGATGCTCAGCCTGGTGCGCCTGGCGCTGCTGGTCTACAACAGCGACATGATCGGCGACACCCCTTACTCGACAGTCGCCGAAGGCTTCCTCAACGGCCTGCGCTTCGACCTGCGCGTAGTGGTGTACCTGAGCATCCCGCTGCTGCTGGCGATTCTCAGCCCATGGGCCATGGCCCAGCGCGGCCTGTTCCGTTTCTGGCTGACGCTCTCCTCGAGCGTGGTGATGTTCCTCGGCCTGATGGAGATGGACTTCTACCGCGAATTCCACCAGCGCCTCAACGGCCTGGTCTTCCAGTACATCAAGGAAGATCCGAAAACCGTGCTGAGCATGCTCTGGTACGGTTTCCCGGTGGTTCGCTACATCCTTGCCTGGCTGTTCGGCACCTGGCTGCTGAGCCTGCTGTTCAAAGGCATCGATCGCCTGACCCGGGGCAATGGCCTGCAACGTGTGGCTCCCTGGTACAACCGTCTGGCAGTGTTCATGGTGATCCTGCTGGTGGCCGTGGTCGCCGCCCGTGGCACCCTGCGCCAGGGCCCGCCCATGCGCTGGGGTGATGCCTTCACCACTGACTCCAACTTCGTCAACCAACTGGGCCTGAACGGCACCCTGACCCTGATCGACGCTGCCAAGAGCCGTTTCGGCGAAGACCGCGCCAACATCTGGAAGCCGGTGCTCGATCAGAACCTGGCCACCCAGACCGTGCGCGAGCACCTGCTGACCCCCTACGACACCCTGGTCGATGCCGACGAGGCCGCCATCCGCCGTGACTTCGTGCCGCCGGCCGAGCGTACCCTGCCGATCAAGAACGTCGTGGTGATCCTGATGGAAAGCTTCGCCGGCCACTCGGTAGGTGCACTGGGCAGCCCGAACAACATCACCCCGTACTTCGACAAGCTGGCCAAGGAGGGTCTGCTGTTCGACCGCTTCTTCTCCAACGGCACCCATACCCACCAGGGCATGTTCGCCACCATGGCCTGCTTCCCCAACCTGCCGGGCTTCGAATACCTGATGCAGACGCCGGAAGGCGGCCACAAGCTGTCCGGCCTGCCAGCGCTGCTCAGCGCCCGCGACTACGACGATGTCTACGTCTACAACGGTGACTTCGCCTGGGACAACCAGTCCGGTTTCTTCGGCAACCAAGGCATGACCACCTTCATCGGCCGTAACGACTTCGTCAACCCGGTGTTCTCCGACCCGACCTGGGGCGTGTCCGACCAGGACATGTTCGACCGTGGCAACGAGGAGCTGGCCAAGCACGACGGCAAGAAGCCGATCTACGCGCTGCTGCAGACCCTGTCCAACCACACGCCATATGCGTTGCCAAAAGACCTGCCGGTCGAGAAGGTCACAGGCCAAGGCCGCCTGGACGAGCACCTGACCGCCATGCGCTACTCCGACTGGGCCCTGGGCCAGTTCTTCGAGAAAGCGCGTAAGGAGCCGTACTTCAAGGACACCCTGTTCGTCATCGTCGGTGACCACGGTTTCGGCAACCAGCAGCAGGTCACCGAACTCGACCTGGGCCGCTTCAACGTACCGCTGTTGCTCATCGCTCCGGGCATCCAGGAGAAGTTCGGCGCGGTCAACCACACCGTGGGTACCCAGGTCGACATCGTGCCGACCATCATGGGCCGCCTCGGTGGTGAGGCCCGCCACCAGTGCTGGGGCCGCGACCTGCTCAACCTGCCTGAGGGCGACCAGGGCGTGGGCATGATCAAGCCGTCGGGCAGCGAGCAGATCGTCGGCCTGGTGCAGGGTGATCGCATCCTCATCGAGTCGAAGGACATGACCCCGCGCATGTACCGCTACCAGCTGGGTCGCGAGTTCAAGGCCGAGCTGATCGAGAGCCCGGACCAACCGGAGATGCTCAAGAAGCTCGAGGCATACATCCAGACCGCGACCAAGAGCCTGCTGGACAACACTGCCGGTGTCGTGCACGGCACACCTAAGTAA
- a CDS encoding magnesium and cobalt transport protein CorA, with the protein MGRVVASAVYAAGRKVTNISIDEGSEWARKPGHFVWIGLEEPNAEELANLQRQFGLHELAIEDALEKHSRPKLETFGDALFIVTYSPVRHEGKLEFIETHIFAGNGYIITCRNGHSKSYALVRQRCEARPLLLEHGEDFVLYALLDFVTENYQPVSEAIHGEIEELEQSVLGGSLQEEDIRRLHGLRRDLLRLRRYVAPMVEVSEELQRLSFPFIDKNMRPYFRDVQIHVTRQMEDLAGIRDIASQTIEIGMLLESSRQSIVQRKFAAWAAILAFPTAIAGIYGMNFQNMPELGWHYGYFGVLGVIGLGCAGLFASFKKSGWL; encoded by the coding sequence ATGGGTCGAGTCGTGGCATCGGCGGTGTACGCCGCCGGCAGGAAGGTCACCAACATCAGCATCGACGAAGGCAGCGAATGGGCACGCAAGCCGGGGCATTTCGTCTGGATAGGCCTGGAAGAACCCAACGCCGAAGAGCTGGCCAACCTGCAGCGGCAGTTCGGCCTGCACGAACTGGCCATCGAGGACGCGCTGGAAAAGCACAGCCGGCCCAAGCTGGAAACCTTCGGCGATGCACTGTTCATCGTCACCTATTCGCCAGTGCGCCATGAAGGCAAGCTGGAGTTCATCGAAACCCACATCTTTGCCGGCAACGGCTACATCATCACCTGCCGAAACGGCCACTCGAAATCCTATGCCCTGGTGCGCCAGCGCTGCGAAGCGCGGCCGCTGCTGCTGGAGCATGGCGAGGATTTCGTGCTGTATGCCCTGCTCGACTTCGTTACCGAGAACTACCAGCCCGTCAGCGAGGCGATCCATGGCGAAATCGAGGAGCTGGAGCAAAGCGTGCTGGGCGGCTCACTGCAGGAAGAAGACATTCGCCGTCTGCACGGTCTGCGCCGCGACCTCCTGCGGCTGCGGCGCTACGTGGCGCCGATGGTGGAAGTGAGCGAGGAACTGCAGCGGCTGAGTTTCCCGTTCATCGACAAGAACATGCGCCCGTACTTTCGTGATGTGCAGATCCATGTCACGCGGCAGATGGAAGACCTGGCCGGGATTCGCGACATCGCCAGCCAGACCATCGAGATCGGCATGCTGCTGGAGTCGTCGCGGCAAAGCATCGTGCAGCGCAAGTTCGCGGCTTGGGCGGCGATCCTGGCATTCCCTACGGCGATTGCCGGGATTTACGGGATGAACTTCCAGAACATGCCAGAGCTGGGCTGGCATTACGGGTATTTCGGGGTGCTTGGGGTGATCGGGCTGGGGTGTGCGGGGCTTTTTGCCAGTTTCAAGAAATCTGGGTGGCTGTAA